The Niallia sp. Man26 genome includes a window with the following:
- a CDS encoding Imm6 family immunity protein: MEEHTFSHLTDEGKVLFFILLSKEILSDFTQVEDRQLAQNALSKSLEWVKNKEEIGYELYDLLDDEENGITIIQEMSENEKDIAAWNCIIDTVAYTSRKAMEMEGVEYFPEPIALVDDTLVEHFISSIEQVKGDSTLLIKNTYEQLFSNLDKA, translated from the coding sequence ATGGAAGAACATACATTTAGCCATTTAACAGATGAAGGAAAAGTACTCTTTTTTATTCTGCTTTCAAAAGAAATTTTAAGCGACTTTACACAAGTTGAAGATAGACAGCTAGCACAAAATGCTCTTTCAAAAAGTTTGGAATGGGTTAAAAACAAAGAAGAAATTGGTTACGAACTTTATGATTTGTTGGATGATGAAGAGAATGGAATCACAATTATTCAAGAGATGTCCGAAAATGAGAAAGATATCGCTGCATGGAATTGTATTATTGACACAGTTGCTTATACAAGTCGAAAAGCAATGGAAATGGAGGGTGTAGAATACTTTCCAGAACCAATTGCTCTAGTAGATGATACATTAGTGGAACATTTTATTAGTTCTATTGAACAAGTTAAAGGTGATTCTACTCTCCTAATAAAGAATACATACGAGCAACTTTTCTCAAACTTAGATAAAGCATAA
- a CDS encoding T7SS effector LXG polymorphic toxin, whose amino-acid sequence MKSLDSSSLQDTMEERANHYKNLREQFIQLKTRFSEIVDLEDFEGQGAEAIKSFYQGQMDVIEAWQRLVDRQIAFFGGVSGKLQDKELGGNTRVETNFLEDDLAQKERLADDMVTEQKKALDDIFREIDDLVSLNSFSRSQFDDLMMDVNKKRTDTLKVINEVDQELQEEYNSSEGEEGYVIQLFSALLEATKQGDSITPINFNAEAFHASEAYQVKSEAEDITTGYLTYKKEEKEAREIENRPWYEDLWEGTKTFAGEFSGYYDYLRATEGVDPVTGEKLSTTQRVTAGAMALAGFIPVVGWAGRAVKGGKGIYSATRGISAAEHAMSAYKNVHTFSALEKTEMGIYGLISANGLSEYLTGKDMLGNELTEEQRNASLAQGIFAGMPFVPSIAREATRLGKQAVNASVQIGKQGSEISRAWLDNLSDQLNNFGPQLSAAGVNHNVNRILPSDRKLNTSNDKSKEQLLSMISDRSSGVSRSSIKIGTEDISALRGKWNVPKTETVAVGKTDVEGLEHLTFVGGSPKVRKEADLPDLDEAMPNRNIKAPSNNPLFTRHAEEGVLNEFDAAVMQKGLNPEEVTGTLRLHQSNPSGVCRKCYQGLANDKVPAGVLKQLSQRYPNLTIIVTSETNEAVKVTGRLELNIRNGKYIE is encoded by the coding sequence TTGAAAAGTTTAGATTCTTCTAGTTTGCAAGATACAATGGAAGAAAGAGCAAACCATTATAAAAATCTACGAGAGCAATTTATTCAATTAAAAACGAGATTCAGTGAAATAGTTGATTTAGAAGACTTCGAAGGTCAAGGTGCTGAAGCGATAAAGAGTTTTTATCAAGGGCAAATGGATGTGATAGAAGCCTGGCAACGGCTTGTAGATAGGCAAATAGCTTTTTTCGGGGGAGTTTCCGGTAAACTGCAAGATAAAGAGCTGGGAGGCAATACAAGGGTTGAAACAAACTTCTTAGAGGACGACCTAGCTCAAAAAGAAAGACTAGCCGATGATATGGTTACAGAACAAAAGAAGGCTTTAGATGATATATTCCGAGAGATAGACGATTTAGTTTCTTTAAATTCATTCTCACGCTCCCAATTCGATGACCTAATGATGGACGTTAATAAAAAAAGAACGGATACATTAAAGGTCATTAATGAAGTAGACCAAGAACTGCAAGAAGAATATAATTCTTCTGAGGGAGAAGAGGGCTATGTTATCCAATTGTTTAGCGCTTTATTAGAAGCGACTAAGCAGGGTGATAGTATTACACCAATAAATTTTAATGCTGAGGCTTTTCATGCTAGTGAGGCTTACCAAGTTAAATCTGAAGCAGAAGATATTACAACTGGTTATCTTACATATAAAAAAGAAGAAAAAGAAGCAAGAGAAATAGAGAATCGTCCTTGGTATGAGGATTTATGGGAAGGGACCAAAACGTTTGCTGGTGAGTTTAGTGGATATTATGATTATCTTAGAGCCACGGAAGGTGTAGATCCTGTAACTGGAGAAAAGCTTTCTACTACGCAAAGAGTAACTGCAGGGGCAATGGCATTAGCTGGCTTTATCCCTGTTGTTGGTTGGGCAGGAAGAGCAGTTAAAGGTGGTAAAGGTATCTATTCCGCTACGAGAGGAATAAGTGCTGCCGAACATGCTATGAGTGCCTATAAGAATGTCCATACATTTTCTGCATTAGAAAAAACGGAGATGGGTATCTATGGCCTTATATCTGCCAATGGTTTATCTGAATACCTAACAGGTAAAGACATGCTTGGTAATGAACTAACAGAAGAACAGCGGAATGCAAGCCTTGCACAAGGTATTTTTGCTGGGATGCCATTTGTACCAAGTATAGCAAGGGAAGCTACTAGATTGGGAAAACAAGCAGTAAATGCGTCTGTACAGATAGGAAAACAAGGTAGCGAGATTTCCCGAGCATGGCTAGACAACCTAAGTGATCAATTAAATAACTTTGGTCCACAGTTAAGTGCTGCTGGAGTTAATCATAATGTAAATCGTATTCTTCCTAGTGACAGAAAACTAAATACCTCCAATGATAAATCAAAAGAACAACTTTTGAGTATGATTTCGGATCGAAGTAGTGGTGTTAGTAGAAGTTCAATAAAGATTGGGACTGAAGATATTTCTGCATTAAGGGGAAAATGGAATGTTCCTAAAACAGAAACAGTGGCTGTAGGTAAAACAGACGTGGAAGGATTAGAACATTTAACTTTTGTTGGGGGTTCTCCGAAGGTTAGAAAAGAAGCAGATCTTCCTGATTTAGATGAAGCCATGCCTAATAGAAATATAAAGGCACCTAGCAATAATCCGCTCTTTACAAGACATGCAGAAGAAGGAGTTCTTAATGAGTTTGATGCCGCTGTTATGCAGAAGGGATTGAACCCAGAAGAAGTTACAGGTACATTAAGATTACATCAGTCTAATCCATCTGGTGTTTGTAGGAAGTGTTATCAAGGATTAGCTAATGATAAAGTACCCGCTGGCGTTTTAAAACAATTGAGTCAGCGCTATCCTAATTTAACCATTATAGTTACTTCTGAAACTAATGAAGCTGTTAAGGTTACAGGTAGGTTAGAATTAAATATTAGAAACGGAAAATATATAGAATAG